In Trifolium pratense cultivar HEN17-A07 linkage group LG7, ARS_RC_1.1, whole genome shotgun sequence, a genomic segment contains:
- the LOC123894578 gene encoding GPI mannosyltransferase 1-like: MAWLNIGSLLTFSAIFRVILIVYGEWQDSHMEVRYTDVDYIVFSDAASLVASGYSPYQRTTYRYSPLLAFLLLPNSLLHRSWGKFLFSSADLLVGYFIYYILKLQKVPEKLCNYSVMAWLFNPFTFTIGTRGNCEPIVSAMILWIIVCLMKGNVLQSAFWYGLVVHFRIYPIIYSIPIILVLDPNFFPSGQKPVLRNWSAVQKERSEDENGQFTLHNLLKSIFTRNRIIFGLVSGLVFVFCTGLFYCLYGWEFLHEALLYHLTRTDPRHNFSIYFYHIYLHYGNDISVVEKLVSFLPQFLVQLVLIFSFARDLPFCFFVQTVSFVAFNKVITAQYFVWFFCLLPLILPWSKMKLKWGGLSCILLWIGAQTHWLLWGYLLEFKGKNVFLQLWVAGLMFLAANIFILVMIIRQHDCSSIFKALEYTRSKHEAKLE, from the exons atggCATGGTTAAATATTGGTTCACTTCTTAcattttctgcaatttttcGCGTAATTCTCATCGTATACGGAGAATGGCAAGATTCTCATATGGAAGTTAGATATACTGATGTTGATTACATTGTTTTTTCTGATGCCGCTTCTCTTGTTGCTTCTGGTTATTCTCCTTATCAGAGAACAACTTATCGTTATTCCCCTTTACtagcttttcttcttcttcctaaTTCGTTACTTCATCGCTCTTGGGGAAAATTTCTCTTCTCTTCTGCAG ATTTACTTGTGGGATATTTTATCTATTATATTCTAAAGCTGCAGAAGGTTCCTGAAAAGCTCTGCAACTACTCTGTTATGGCATGGCTTTTTAATCCATTTACCTTCACCATTGGGACACGAGGGAACTGTGAGCCCATTGTTTCTGCCATGATATTGTGGATCATTGTCTGTCTTATGAAAG GTAATGTGTTACAGTCAGCATTTTGGTATGGACTTGTTGTCCATTTCAGGATTTATCCTATAATTTATTCTATTCCTATAATCCTAGTTCTTGATCCGAACTTCTTCCCGTCTGGCCAGAAACCCGTCCTAAGGAACTGGAGTGCTGTTCAGAAAGAGAGATCCGAAGACGAGAATGGCCAGTTTACCCtacataatttattgaaaagCATATTCACAAGGAATAGGATCATATTTGGACTGGTCTCAGGATTGGTTTTCGTCTTTTGTACTGGTCTGTTCTACTGTTTATATGGATGGGAATTCCTACACGAGGCACTACTGTACCATCTTACTCGTACAGATCCAAGGCATAACTTCTCCATCTATTTCTATCACATATATCTTCATTATGGAAATGACATCTCAGTGGTGGAAAAGCTTGTGTCCTTTTTGCCACAGTTTTTGGTTCAGCTGGTTCTTATTTTCAGCTTTGCACGGGATTTGCCTTTTTGCTTTTTTGTGCAGACCGTATCATTTGTGGCCTTCAATAAG GTGATTACAGCACAGTACTTTGTTTGGTTCTTTTGCTTATTGCCTCTAATACTCCCATGGAGTAAAATGAAGCTTAAATGGGGTGGATTGTCTTGTATTCTTTTGTGGATAGGAGCTCAAACCCACTGGTTGTTGTGGGGCTACCTTCTTGAGTTCAAGggtaaaaatgtttttttacagCTTTGGGTGGCAGGCTTAATGTTTCTAGCAGCCAACATATTCATCCTTGTCATGATTATTCGTCAACATGATTGTTCTTCTATTTTCAAAGCTTTAGAATATACTCGCTCCAAGCATGAAGCTAAGCTTGAATGA
- the LOC123894579 gene encoding retinoblastoma-related protein isoform X1 yields the protein MTPPAELEMEDTKPFVVVVDNGDQAESRFAVFSKNELALDEKSCKEAMDLFGETKHLLMANVSSIGNGTTEEAERYWFAFILYSIKRLAQKNVESGKEETENTSLTLCRILRAAKLKYFSDPYLVYKFVVLSIIYSYVYLVLNSVPDFFKELPQFVVKAGPILSNLYGSDWENRLEAKEMQANTIHLKALSKYYKRVFEEFFVSIDANAENNSSVTTNHVSEYHRFGWLLFLALRVHAFSRFKDLVTCTNGLISILAILIIHVPARFRNFNIHDSSRFVKKSSKGVDLLASLCNIYNTSEDELRKTMEQANNLVADILKKQPCLASECKTENLENFDKDGLTYFKDLMEESSLPSSLNVLEKDYDHMTRNKGELDERLFINEDDSLLASGSLGSFSGGSVSTGGGKRKFDLMASPAKTITNPLSPYRSPASHANGIPGSANSKIAATPVSTAMTTAKWLRTVISPLPSKPSQELERFLASCDKDITSDVVRRAQIILQAIFPSSPLGDRCVTGILQSANLMDNIWAEQRRLEALKFYYRVLATMCRAEAQILGNNLTPLLTNERFHRCMLACSAELVLATHKTVTMLFPAVLERTGITAFDLSKVIESFIRHEESLPRELRRHLNSLEERLLESLVWEKGSSMYNSLAVARPALSAEINRLGLLAEPMPSLDEIAMQINFSCGGLPPVPSLPKPETLPAQNGDPRSPKRLCTEYRNVLVERNSFTSPVKDRLLHLSNLKSKLLPPPLQSAFASPTKPNPGGGGETCAETGISVFFSKIVKLGAVRISGMVERLRLEPEIRENVYCLFQRILNQWTSLFFNRHIDQIILCCFYGVAKISQLNLTFREIIYNYRKQPQCKPQVFRSVFVDWSLARRNGSSRQRTGQEHIDIISFYNEVFIPSVKPLLVELGPGGATMRSDQPPEANNKNDGHLVQNPGSPRISPFPSLPDMSPKKVSATHNVYVSPLRSSKMDALISHSSKSYYACVGESTHAYQSPSKDLTAINNRLNSNRKVRVGPLKFDDVDVGLVSDSMVAKSLYLQNGSSGSSSGAPLKSDQLDS from the exons ATGACTCCTCCAGCTGAATTGGAGATGGAAGATACTAAGCCCTTTGTTGTAGTGGTCGATAATGGTGACCAAGCTGAGTCTCGCTTTGCTGTATTCTCCAag AATGAGCTAGCATTGGATGAGAAAAGCTGTAAAGAAGCAATGGATCTGTTTGGAGAAACAAAACATCTTCTCAtggcaaatgtttcatcaatcGGGAATGGAACG ACAGAAGAAGCAGAACGGTACTggtttgcttttattttatactCTATCAAGAGACTGGCTCAGAAAAACGTGGAGAGTGGAAAGGAAGAGACTGAGAATACTAGTCTTACCTTGTGTCGAATATTGAGAGCAGCAAAGCTTAAGTATTTTTCTGACCCTTATCTAGTATATAAGTTTGTAGTCTTGTCTATTATTTACAGTTATGTTTATCTTGTATTGAACAGCGTTCcagatttttttaaagaacTTCCTCAGTTTGTTGTTAAGGCTGGTCCAATTTTAAGCAATCTATATGGCTCAGATTGGGAAAACAGGCTTGAG GCAAAGGAGATGCAAGCTAACACCATTCACTTGAAGGCTCTTAGCAA GTATTATAAGCGTGTATTTGAAGAGTTCTTTGTGTCAATTGATGCAAATGCTGAAAATAACTCATCTGTTACCACCAATCATGTATCTGAGTACCACCGTTTTGGATGGTTACTTTTCTTGGCGCTCCGTGTACATGCTTTCAGCCGTTTCAAAGACTTGGTGACTTGCACCAATGGTTTAATTTCAATCTTG GCTATCCTAATTATTCATGTTCCAGCCCGTTTTCGGAATTTCAACATTCACGACTCTTCGCGATTTG TTAAGAAAAGTAGCAAAGGTGTGGACCTCCTTGCTTCACTTTGCAACATATATAACACTTCAGAAGATGAGTTGAGGAAAACTATGGAGCAAGCCAATAATTTAGTAGCAGATATATTGAAAAAGCAACCCTGTTTGGCATCTGAATGCAAAACTGAAAACCTAGAAAATTTTGATAAAG ATGGTTTAACCTATTTTAAAGATCTGATGGAGGAATCATCCTTGCCATCTAGTTTGAATGTCTTAGAAAAAGATTATGATCACATGACTCGCAACAAGGGTGAACTCGATGAAAGGTTATTCATTAATGAGGATGACAGCCTGCTAGCTTCAGGAAGTTTAGGAAGTTTTTCTGGAGGTTCTGTTTCAACAGGAGGTGGAAAG AGGAAATTTGATTTGATGGCATCACCTGCTAAGACCATTACAAATCCACTTTCACCCTACCGCTCTCCTGCTTCCCATGCTAATGGCATTCCAGGTAGCGCAAATTCAAAGATTGCTGCCACCCCTGTAAGCACAGCAATGACTACTGCAAAGTGGCTCCGCACTGTCATTTCTCCACTCCCATCAAAGCCCTCACAAGAGCTAGAGCGATTCTTGGCATCATGTGACAAGGATATTACAAGTGATGTAGTACGCAGAGCACAGATTATATTGCAAGCTATATTTCCTAGCAGTCCCCTTGGGGACCGATGTGTAACTGGAATCCTGCAAAGTGCTAACCTCATGGACAATATATGGGCAGAACAACGAAGATTAGAAGCTTTGAAGTTCTACTATAGGGTGTTGGCAACAATGTGCAGAGCAGAAGCTCAAATACTTGGCAACAATTTAACTCCACTGCTTACTAATGAGAGGTTCCATAGGTGTATGCTTGCATGTTCTGCAGAATTAGTCCTGGCTACTCACAAGACTGTGACAATGTTGTTCCCTGCTGTACTGGAGAGGACTGGAATCACAGCTTTTGATCTTAGCAAGGTGATCGAAAGTTTCATTAGACATGAAGAATCTCTCCCAAGAGAACTGAGGCGACATCTTAATTCATTGGAGGAACGACTTTTGGAGAGCTTGGTATGGGAAAAGGGTTCTTCAATGTATAATTCATTAGCAGTCGCTAGACCTGCCCTTTCTGCAGAAATCAATCGACTTGGTCTGTTAGCCGAACCAATGCCATCATTAGATGAAATTGCAATGCAGATTAACTTCTCTTGTGGAGGACTGCCCCCTGTGCCTTCCTTGCCCAAGCCTGAGACTTTGCCAG CTCAAAATGGGGACCCCAGATCACCAAAGCGGCTCTGTACAGAATATCGAAATGTGTTAGTGGAACGAAATTCTTTCACTTCACCGGTGAAAGACCGGCTTCTTCACTTGAGCAACCTTAAGTCAAAACTACTTCCACCTCCTTTGCAATCAGCATTTGCCAG TCCAACAAAGCCAAATCCAGGAGGTGGAGGGGAAACATGTGCAGAAACTGGGATCAGCGTATTTTTCAGCAAG ATTGTTAAGTTGGGAGCTGTCAGAATAAGCGGAATGGTTGAAAGGCTACGATTAGAACCGGAGATAAGGGAGAATGTATACTGTCTTTTCCAGCGAATCCTAAATCAATGGACATCTCTCTTCTTCAACCGTCATATTGACCAAATAATTTTGTGTTGCTTCTATGGAGTTGCAAAG ATTTCACAACTGAACCTAACTTTTAGGGAGATTATATACAACTATAGGAAGCAACCACAATGCAAGCCACAGGTTTTTCGTAGTGTATTTGTTGACTGGTCCTTGGCACGCCGTAATGGGTCATCTAGACAAAGAACAGGACAGGAGCACATCGATATCATTTCCTTTTACAATGAAGTTTTCATTCCCTCTGTAAAGCCACTTCTGGTTGAACTTGGCCCTGGTGGAGCAACTATGAGAAGTGATCAACCACCTGAAGCTAACAACAAAAATGATG GCCATTTAGTTCAAAATCCTGGCTCTCCTAGAATATCACCTTTCCCAAGCCTTCCTGATATGTCACCTAAAAAAGTGTCTGCCACACACAATGTGTATGTCTCTCCATTACGATCATCCAAG ATGGATGCTCTAATTTCACATAGCTCCAAAAGCTATTATGCATGTGTTGGGGAGAGCACTCATGCCTATCAGAGCCCTTCGAAAGACCTTACTGCCATAAACAATCGGTTAAACAG cAACCGGAAAGTAAGAGTAGGACCGCTCAAATTTGATGATGTCGATGTGGGCTTGGTTAGTGACTCTATGGTTGCAAAAAGCCTCTATCTGCAGAATGGAAGTTCTGGGTCATCATCTGGTGCACCGTTGAAGTCCGACCAACTTGACTCTTAA
- the LOC123894579 gene encoding retinoblastoma-related protein isoform X2, whose translation MTPPAELEMEDTKPFVVVVDNGDQAESRFAVFSKNELALDEKSCKEAMDLFGETKHLLMANVSSIGNGTTEEAERYWFAFILYSIKRLAQKNVESGKEETENTSLTLCRILRAAKLNVPDFFKELPQFVVKAGPILSNLYGSDWENRLEAKEMQANTIHLKALSKYYKRVFEEFFVSIDANAENNSSVTTNHVSEYHRFGWLLFLALRVHAFSRFKDLVTCTNGLISILAILIIHVPARFRNFNIHDSSRFVKKSSKGVDLLASLCNIYNTSEDELRKTMEQANNLVADILKKQPCLASECKTENLENFDKDGLTYFKDLMEESSLPSSLNVLEKDYDHMTRNKGELDERLFINEDDSLLASGSLGSFSGGSVSTGGGKRKFDLMASPAKTITNPLSPYRSPASHANGIPGSANSKIAATPVSTAMTTAKWLRTVISPLPSKPSQELERFLASCDKDITSDVVRRAQIILQAIFPSSPLGDRCVTGILQSANLMDNIWAEQRRLEALKFYYRVLATMCRAEAQILGNNLTPLLTNERFHRCMLACSAELVLATHKTVTMLFPAVLERTGITAFDLSKVIESFIRHEESLPRELRRHLNSLEERLLESLVWEKGSSMYNSLAVARPALSAEINRLGLLAEPMPSLDEIAMQINFSCGGLPPVPSLPKPETLPAQNGDPRSPKRLCTEYRNVLVERNSFTSPVKDRLLHLSNLKSKLLPPPLQSAFASPTKPNPGGGGETCAETGISVFFSKIVKLGAVRISGMVERLRLEPEIRENVYCLFQRILNQWTSLFFNRHIDQIILCCFYGVAKISQLNLTFREIIYNYRKQPQCKPQVFRSVFVDWSLARRNGSSRQRTGQEHIDIISFYNEVFIPSVKPLLVELGPGGATMRSDQPPEANNKNDGHLVQNPGSPRISPFPSLPDMSPKKVSATHNVYVSPLRSSKMDALISHSSKSYYACVGESTHAYQSPSKDLTAINNRLNSNRKVRVGPLKFDDVDVGLVSDSMVAKSLYLQNGSSGSSSGAPLKSDQLDS comes from the exons ATGACTCCTCCAGCTGAATTGGAGATGGAAGATACTAAGCCCTTTGTTGTAGTGGTCGATAATGGTGACCAAGCTGAGTCTCGCTTTGCTGTATTCTCCAag AATGAGCTAGCATTGGATGAGAAAAGCTGTAAAGAAGCAATGGATCTGTTTGGAGAAACAAAACATCTTCTCAtggcaaatgtttcatcaatcGGGAATGGAACG ACAGAAGAAGCAGAACGGTACTggtttgcttttattttatactCTATCAAGAGACTGGCTCAGAAAAACGTGGAGAGTGGAAAGGAAGAGACTGAGAATACTAGTCTTACCTTGTGTCGAATATTGAGAGCAGCAAAGCTTAA CGTTCcagatttttttaaagaacTTCCTCAGTTTGTTGTTAAGGCTGGTCCAATTTTAAGCAATCTATATGGCTCAGATTGGGAAAACAGGCTTGAG GCAAAGGAGATGCAAGCTAACACCATTCACTTGAAGGCTCTTAGCAA GTATTATAAGCGTGTATTTGAAGAGTTCTTTGTGTCAATTGATGCAAATGCTGAAAATAACTCATCTGTTACCACCAATCATGTATCTGAGTACCACCGTTTTGGATGGTTACTTTTCTTGGCGCTCCGTGTACATGCTTTCAGCCGTTTCAAAGACTTGGTGACTTGCACCAATGGTTTAATTTCAATCTTG GCTATCCTAATTATTCATGTTCCAGCCCGTTTTCGGAATTTCAACATTCACGACTCTTCGCGATTTG TTAAGAAAAGTAGCAAAGGTGTGGACCTCCTTGCTTCACTTTGCAACATATATAACACTTCAGAAGATGAGTTGAGGAAAACTATGGAGCAAGCCAATAATTTAGTAGCAGATATATTGAAAAAGCAACCCTGTTTGGCATCTGAATGCAAAACTGAAAACCTAGAAAATTTTGATAAAG ATGGTTTAACCTATTTTAAAGATCTGATGGAGGAATCATCCTTGCCATCTAGTTTGAATGTCTTAGAAAAAGATTATGATCACATGACTCGCAACAAGGGTGAACTCGATGAAAGGTTATTCATTAATGAGGATGACAGCCTGCTAGCTTCAGGAAGTTTAGGAAGTTTTTCTGGAGGTTCTGTTTCAACAGGAGGTGGAAAG AGGAAATTTGATTTGATGGCATCACCTGCTAAGACCATTACAAATCCACTTTCACCCTACCGCTCTCCTGCTTCCCATGCTAATGGCATTCCAGGTAGCGCAAATTCAAAGATTGCTGCCACCCCTGTAAGCACAGCAATGACTACTGCAAAGTGGCTCCGCACTGTCATTTCTCCACTCCCATCAAAGCCCTCACAAGAGCTAGAGCGATTCTTGGCATCATGTGACAAGGATATTACAAGTGATGTAGTACGCAGAGCACAGATTATATTGCAAGCTATATTTCCTAGCAGTCCCCTTGGGGACCGATGTGTAACTGGAATCCTGCAAAGTGCTAACCTCATGGACAATATATGGGCAGAACAACGAAGATTAGAAGCTTTGAAGTTCTACTATAGGGTGTTGGCAACAATGTGCAGAGCAGAAGCTCAAATACTTGGCAACAATTTAACTCCACTGCTTACTAATGAGAGGTTCCATAGGTGTATGCTTGCATGTTCTGCAGAATTAGTCCTGGCTACTCACAAGACTGTGACAATGTTGTTCCCTGCTGTACTGGAGAGGACTGGAATCACAGCTTTTGATCTTAGCAAGGTGATCGAAAGTTTCATTAGACATGAAGAATCTCTCCCAAGAGAACTGAGGCGACATCTTAATTCATTGGAGGAACGACTTTTGGAGAGCTTGGTATGGGAAAAGGGTTCTTCAATGTATAATTCATTAGCAGTCGCTAGACCTGCCCTTTCTGCAGAAATCAATCGACTTGGTCTGTTAGCCGAACCAATGCCATCATTAGATGAAATTGCAATGCAGATTAACTTCTCTTGTGGAGGACTGCCCCCTGTGCCTTCCTTGCCCAAGCCTGAGACTTTGCCAG CTCAAAATGGGGACCCCAGATCACCAAAGCGGCTCTGTACAGAATATCGAAATGTGTTAGTGGAACGAAATTCTTTCACTTCACCGGTGAAAGACCGGCTTCTTCACTTGAGCAACCTTAAGTCAAAACTACTTCCACCTCCTTTGCAATCAGCATTTGCCAG TCCAACAAAGCCAAATCCAGGAGGTGGAGGGGAAACATGTGCAGAAACTGGGATCAGCGTATTTTTCAGCAAG ATTGTTAAGTTGGGAGCTGTCAGAATAAGCGGAATGGTTGAAAGGCTACGATTAGAACCGGAGATAAGGGAGAATGTATACTGTCTTTTCCAGCGAATCCTAAATCAATGGACATCTCTCTTCTTCAACCGTCATATTGACCAAATAATTTTGTGTTGCTTCTATGGAGTTGCAAAG ATTTCACAACTGAACCTAACTTTTAGGGAGATTATATACAACTATAGGAAGCAACCACAATGCAAGCCACAGGTTTTTCGTAGTGTATTTGTTGACTGGTCCTTGGCACGCCGTAATGGGTCATCTAGACAAAGAACAGGACAGGAGCACATCGATATCATTTCCTTTTACAATGAAGTTTTCATTCCCTCTGTAAAGCCACTTCTGGTTGAACTTGGCCCTGGTGGAGCAACTATGAGAAGTGATCAACCACCTGAAGCTAACAACAAAAATGATG GCCATTTAGTTCAAAATCCTGGCTCTCCTAGAATATCACCTTTCCCAAGCCTTCCTGATATGTCACCTAAAAAAGTGTCTGCCACACACAATGTGTATGTCTCTCCATTACGATCATCCAAG ATGGATGCTCTAATTTCACATAGCTCCAAAAGCTATTATGCATGTGTTGGGGAGAGCACTCATGCCTATCAGAGCCCTTCGAAAGACCTTACTGCCATAAACAATCGGTTAAACAG cAACCGGAAAGTAAGAGTAGGACCGCTCAAATTTGATGATGTCGATGTGGGCTTGGTTAGTGACTCTATGGTTGCAAAAAGCCTCTATCTGCAGAATGGAAGTTCTGGGTCATCATCTGGTGCACCGTTGAAGTCCGACCAACTTGACTCTTAA
- the LOC123894580 gene encoding uncharacterized protein LOC123894580 yields the protein MMALENSENMQISCEASLKCLQGKGPPFTFQCNGSSIEGFPELNNESGTHSAGNVPESNRRLGSEFLEPSNEFHSKPTYHHEYSTWTACHFNPHKLQQCQMNAFESHFYPYPVENQLQYLPINMVSQGYPREQFQEFQYFVVIDFEATCDKDKNPHPQEIIEFPSVIVSSVTGQLEACFQTYVRPTCNQLLSDFCKDLTGIQQIQVDRGVTLSEALLRHDKWLEKKGIKNANFAVVTWSNWDCRVMLESECRFKKIRKPPYFNRWINLRIPFSEVFGAVRCNLKEAVEIAGLAWQGRAHCGLDDAKNTARLLALLMHRGFKFSITNSIMWQAAERSLIWRQYPEQPSVFPYCPFKAKDMNNPIIPYLPYCYCGVKSIMNVIRKPGPKQGCLFYGCGGFSSTRGPRCNYFEWVSA from the exons ATGATGGCCCTTGAAAATTCAG aaaatatgCAAATATCCTGCGAGGCATCTCTAAAGTGCCTCCAGGGAAAAGGACCCCCTTTCACTTTTCAGTGTAATGGGAGTTCTATCGAAGGATTTCCGGAGCTTAATAATGAGTCTGGTACTCATTCAGCTGGGAATGTTCCTGAATCTAACCGCCGTTTAGGCAGTGAGTTTCTTGAGCCTTCCAATGAATTTCACAGTAAACCTACTTATCACCATGAATACAGTACCTGGACAGCTTGCCATTTTAACCCTCACAAACTGCAGCAGTGCCAAATGAATGCTTTTGAGAGCCACTTTTACCCTTATCCTGTCGAGAATCAACTTCAATATCTTCCAATTAATATGGTTTCTCAGGGTTACCCGCGTGAGCAATTTCAAGAATTTCAGTATTTTGTGGTCATAGACTTTGAGGCGACCTGTGATAAGGATAAAAATCCCCATCCTCAAGAAATAATTGAGTTCCCATCTGTCATAGTGAGTAGTGTCACTGGTCAGCTGGAAGCATGTTTCCAAACATATGTGAGGCCAACCTGCAATCAGCTTCTGAGTGACTTCTGCAAGGATCTGACTGGTATACAGCAAATTCAG GTGGACAGAGGTGTTACATTGAGTGAGGCTCTACTTAGGCATGATAAATGGCTTGAGAAAAAGGGAATAAAGAATGCCAACTTTGCTGTGGTTACTTGGTCTAACTGGGACTGCCGTGTGATGCTTGAATCTGAGTGTCGTTTCAAGAAAATACGAAAGCCACCATATTTCAACCG ATGGATCAACTTAAGGATTCCTTTCAGTGAGGTATTTGGTGCTGTGAGGTGCAATCTCAAGGAGGCTGTTGAGATAGCTGGCTTGGCTTGGCAGGGCCGTGCTCATTGTGGCCTAGATGATGCCAAAAATACTGCTCGCCTGCTGGCACTGCTCATGCACAGGGGCTTTAAGTTTTCCATTACCAATTCCATTATGTGGCAAGCTGCTGAGCGATCACTGATCTGGAGGCAGTATCCAGAACAACCAAGTGTTTTCCCTTATTGCCCCTTCAAAGCAAAGGATATGAATAACCCTATCATTCCGTATCTCCCTTACTGTTATTGTGGGGTGAAAAGCATAATGAACGTGATCAGGAAGCCAGGGCCGAAGCAAGGGTGCCTTTTCTATGGATGTGGAGGTTTTTCTTCGACTAGAGGTCCCCGCTGCAATTACTTTGAATGGGTTTCTGCCTAA